The Betaproteobacteria bacterium genome contains the following window.
AGCTTCGTCGGTCCGTTCGTGGGCGGGATCATCACCGAATACATGAACTGGCGTTATTGCTTCTACGTCAACATTCCGGTGGGTATGCTGGCTCTGTTGGGGACCTTCATCTTCGTCCCGGAGACCAAACGCCATGAGGATCATTCCATGGACTGGACAGGGTTTCTGGCGCTGGCCTTGGGGATTGGCTCGCTACAACTGATGCTGGATCGCGGCGGCAGGCTCGATTGGTTCGACTCATGGGAAATCCTGATCGAAGCATGCTTGGCGGTACTCGGCTTCTATCTGTTTCTGGCGCATAGCCTCACCTACGGCAAGCATCCGTTCCTGGACTTGCGTATTTTCCGTAACCGTAATTTTTCCATCGGACTGATCTACTCGGCGGGTTACGGATTGGTCACGACGCCGCTCGTGGTGTTGATGCCGGCGTTTCTACAGGATATGCGCGGCTATCCCATCGATACCATCGGCTTCTTGCAAGCTCCGCGCGGCATGGGAATGTTGCTGGCCATGGCCTTGGGAGGCCGCTTGCTGGGTAAAGTGGATGCGCGCTTGCAGATGGCCGTTGGCTTGATCTTGCTTGCTGCGTCGGACATGGAGATGGCGCGCTGGACCCCTGAAGTCGGTGCGTGGCCGTTGGTGTGGACCAACTTTCTACAAGGCATCGGCGGGGGCATCATGCTTGTGCCCAATCAAGCCATCGCCTTCGCCTCGCTGGATCCGCAACGGCGCACGGAGGGCGCCGCGCTGTTCAACCTGGTGCGAAGCGTGGCGGCCAGCGTGGGGATTTCGGCCGCCATCGCATTATTCTTGCGTACCAGCGGCGCCAGCCGTGCTCACATGACCGAGCACGTCACGCCCTTCAGCGAGGCACTTCAACACGGAGCGAGCGCCAGCTTGTGGGACATCAACACCCCTGAAGGCTTGGCGGCTCTTGCGCGCGAGATCGACATGCAAGCCGCGATGCTGGGTTACATGGGAGATTTTCGCATGTTCGCGGTAGCGGCCCTGATCGGACTACCGCTATTGTTTTTTGTCGCGCGCGATGCGGACACCGCTAGGAAAGCCAAGCCCTTGGACGTGCACTTCGAATAATCACACTCTCCCCACGATAGGGATCGAAGCGCCGTTGATGGCGCTTGCAAGGCCCGATAGCAGGAACACGATCAGATTGGCGATGTCTTCCGCCTTCACCCACCGCGAAAAATCCGCGGTGGGCATGTCCGCGCGATTGGGTGGCGTGTCGATGATGGATGGCAGCACCGCATTCACCGTCAAGCCGCGATCCTTGAACTCCTCCGCCATGGCTTCGGTCAGCCGCGCCACACCTGATTTCGAGGCCGCGTAAGCACCCATCCCGAGCGCCGCCTTGGCCGCCGCGCCCGCACCGATGTTCACGATGCGCGAAGAGGGCTGCTTAAGTAGATGGGGAAGCGCCGCGCGACTGGCGTTGAGCGCGGTGCGCAGGTTCACGTTGTAGAGCAGATCCCAAGTATGTACGTCTCCGTCTTCGATTTTCTCCCAACGGAAAGTCCCTGCCACGTTGACCAGAGCATTGATGCGGCCGCAACGCCGGGCAATATCGTTGAAAGCCGTTTGCGTGGATTCCACGGAACTCAAGTCCACGCCCCCAAACAACAAGGCGGGCGCGAGATCCGATGCGGGCGCTGCCTCGCGGTCGATCAAGGCGGCTATGGCGCCAGCTTGCGATGCTACCTTGGCGACTGCCATGCCGAGGCTGC
Protein-coding sequences here:
- a CDS encoding SDR family NAD(P)-dependent oxidoreductase — protein: MHTLNLSDQVIAITGGFGSLGMAVAKVASQAGAIAALIDREAAPASDLAPALLFGGVDLSSVESTQTAFNDIARRCGRINALVNVAGTFRWEKIEDGDVHTWDLLYNVNLRTALNASRAALPHLLKQPSSRIVNIGAGAAAKAALGMGAYAASKSGVARLTEAMAEEFKDRGLTVNAVLPSIIDTPPNRADMPTADFSRWVKAEDIANLIVFLLSGLASAINGASIPIVGRV
- a CDS encoding DHA2 family efflux MFS transporter permease subunit — its product is MSAARHPLLITISVMTASFLYSLDWTIVAVALPHMQGTFSATQDQISWVITSYIVAAAITLPTAGWLATRFGRKRVYMYATTLFLVSSVACGAATSLEVEIFARVVQGIGGAFLIPISHAIILDTYPPEEQGKAMSIWAIGSTGGSFVGPFVGGIITEYMNWRYCFYVNIPVGMLALLGTFIFVPETKRHEDHSMDWTGFLALALGIGSLQLMLDRGGRLDWFDSWEILIEACLAVLGFYLFLAHSLTYGKHPFLDLRIFRNRNFSIGLIYSAGYGLVTTPLVVLMPAFLQDMRGYPIDTIGFLQAPRGMGMLLAMALGGRLLGKVDARLQMAVGLILLAASDMEMARWTPEVGAWPLVWTNFLQGIGGGIMLVPNQAIAFASLDPQRRTEGAALFNLVRSVAASVGISAAIALFLRTSGASRAHMTEHVTPFSEALQHGASASLWDINTPEGLAALAREIDMQAAMLGYMGDFRMFAVAALIGLPLLFFVARDADTARKAKPLDVHFE